From Streptosporangiales bacterium, one genomic window encodes:
- a CDS encoding copper resistance protein CopC, translated as MLRAAATLVTAAVAVCGAMLFVAAPVAAAHTRLVGSSPTADAAVTSPLRAVTLTFDEQVQERFVTVSVADPDGRTVSVGEPDVAGEVVRQRVEPFTSTGRYVVGWRVVSADGHPLSGRFAFRVRSGAVGSASPTTRTATGRTPSPTPTPQARDDRPFVERHLGHILLGGAVVAGGAAVVVWERRRRDD; from the coding sequence GTGCTGAGGGCCGCCGCGACGCTGGTGACGGCCGCCGTCGCGGTGTGCGGTGCGATGCTGTTCGTCGCTGCGCCGGTGGCCGCGGCGCACACGAGACTCGTCGGCTCGTCGCCGACGGCTGACGCCGCGGTCACGTCTCCCCTGCGGGCGGTGACGCTGACCTTCGACGAGCAGGTGCAGGAGCGGTTCGTCACCGTGTCCGTGGCGGATCCCGATGGCCGCACGGTGAGCGTCGGTGAGCCGGACGTCGCCGGCGAGGTGGTGAGGCAGCGGGTCGAGCCCTTCACATCCACGGGGCGCTACGTGGTCGGCTGGCGCGTGGTGTCGGCCGACGGGCATCCGCTGTCCGGCAGGTTCGCGTTCCGCGTGCGTTCCGGCGCGGTCGGGTCGGCGTCGCCGACCACGCGAACGGCGACCGGGCGGACGCCGTCGCCCACCCCGACGCCCCAGGCGCGAGACGACCGCCCGTTCGTGGAGCGGCACCTCGGACACATCCTGCTCGGCGGTGCCGTCGTCGCCGGCGGGGCGGCCGTCGTCGTCTGGGAAAGGCGCAGGCGTGATGATTGA